GCTTGTCCAGAGTTCTGCCAAAGTGGAATGTGGCAGCAATGAAAAACTGTAAACTGTTTATTTTAACACCATCTCACAAACACGCCCATAAAAGTCACTCCCGGCAGATTTATACCGGTTCGAGTTGGAtttagagatattttttttgtgcggTAAGGAAAAGGTGCTAGTCAACCTGTCAACCCCCCCAAACCCGACCAAGGAGGCCATGGGCGAAAATTTCGGGATCGCGGGACATTGGAAATAGAGGGTGAAACCGCACGACCGACGACGTCGACGTTGGCGTCGCGACGTCGGCCGAGTCGGGTGATACACAGCAGATGGTCCAGGAGGCCGTGACTTTCGAACGAAGGGGGAAGTGTGTGCGAAATTGTCTTGTTTTTCTGGAGGGGTTGACACGGGGTCGGAGGTGGAAGAATTTGCTGGCGTGAAATTCCAATCGAATGAAATGTGCGCGTGGAGTTGTTTCTGAAGAAGGAATTCTGGATTTGGGATTAAGTTATATGATGTGAataatataggggaaatatgcccattttaatcactctaagccgttcgaccaattctcatcacttttgccgtttttcgctattaaattaacattttcagatgtatcaacaatgaagagttgcttgctcacttttgttttaGCTATTTATTATAGTTCCCCTACATCAGGCATGATTTTTCAGAATAAATGAgccaaagaatttaaaatcaaatcaaaccatccacattaacgacccccgggtcttttgtggtctctattgcaagtttctgctcgaacctaggagtccgaaggcttgaatggggagagcacccaaacctctttctactcaaaggaaccttccaccccagtgtttgaactgacgacctttggattgcgagtccaaccgccgccagcgattccaccggagtaggcttggtttggtgtgttgtttgtacttatagcaggaagacgactcccatacctggaatgacttaacggcctaacaacaaccaaggccgggaccgacattttacttcctcatccgatggaaggttggagcaaatgggaatcgaacccagaatcatccgcttacaaagcggacagcgtaaccattcggccacgcactgccaaatAATTTACAATATGCTAAACCCGTAAtcttttttcgttctataagcTTGTTTTAATAAGGTCctgttacacggaaaaaaatcaattctcgaaatcgtgaattaaattcacgaatgcgagtaccacgaaggaatatatgcacgtttatagtgcaaatgcaccatactcatgaataaattccttcgtgattctcacattcgtgaacttaattcacgattacgagaattgatttttttttctgtgtagaagtTTACAAATCTGGAAGGGACCAAGGGTCAGTAATTATTTCCTAAATTCAAACTGTTTTAAATAATGAACTCCAAGAgggttgaattgaaaaaaatatctgccaaaaataacaaaattcagtgATTAAAAATGTCTACATTATCTGTAAGGTAACAAATATTCCAACTTGGTCAAAAATGTTCTAACCATTAAacgataaaaatgtttcataatgCAATTTACACAagcccaattttttttgcaatcattatttataaaatatctaaggccgatgcaaatatttttcaaagttcttgTCCCTCTTCTCTGGCTGGGATCGAGAGGAGGGGGGTCGGCAAAGAAAAGAAATAACAaaccatagtctcaacatttttatgcaaaaagtgttttaaagtgcattttaaactagttcagttgttttgcaatcattagatttcaaaaaatgtaagatttgatgcaaacatttttttgcgaaagaAATCtgtttgcgatactaaacaccgaaaattttcaaaaattcaaaagacttttaaatcaacccaaacatgctaaaaatgattctaaacgcagaggaatggaTTTTAAATCGATTTCAGCTGAATAtctctttgcaaaaaaaaaaaaatcttttttcgtaGAACTAAACATTAGaattcagaaaatatttttttttttcgactcaagcaaaataaatttcagattgtttttagttgacttttatttgtatcaaaataaaaaaaaaaaattgtaaaaaaaactctgcgacctattttgaataattttagacAAACTcagatttttcttcattttataaaaaaactgcttttttgaaaaaccgaaagaaatttaaattttttaaataatacaaCAATCTCAGTAACATtatagatttaaaatttttagctcaagtttaaaataaaaaaatatccacaCGAATTGtctaaaaacagattttttttcgaatatgaaaaaaaaacttcaatatgtTTGAGTCCAGAAACAGAAACAGGAATAAATAATGTTGCAAGAATATAAAACTCTTTGAAATATGTTAGAATTATGTCTTTTCCCTTTGAAAGAACTGCcaccaaaaataaacaaaatcaagaatcaataatttaaaaaaaatttatttaacagCACACCGAAATTTTACagaaacagaataaaattgcctaatttcaaactaaaatttattgaaaaattataaaatttaatcttaacctcaaaaaatagaaaaaaataaatgttttaaaaaaattaaaaagctcaCAAAAATCCCAAGGtgcaataaacataatttttcatttagatttttgggtgtttttgaaaccgctttgagtcagggctatttaaaaacactcaaaaagcaaaaatggaaattttgtttattagacattttcaaaaaatatagccAGATATGAatatatgttttaaattttttaaatctatgataactgataaaaaaaaaattgtgatggaatagaatacccgagcagacggaaataacatgggaataacattttttgatatttgaaaatactaggccaataacatttttgttattcgtcgttgtgatttttttgttattggattgtttttgtAACAACAGACTAATAatgttttatgttattttccgaataaatctttgttattcttttttgttattttaacagtatttgttattgaaatggcatgtattttgttattaccgtctgcctgggtaagaaaaaaaggataaacaaatattattaagtTGAAACAACGTAAATATATGTTTGAATTCTTTATTCTCGAAAGcattgcaataaaaaaactgttcatctttgaaacaatgaaaaacttcaacaaaagtattaaaaaaaaaaatagaagacaatctaaaaatttataaaGATATTTCCAACATGAACTGTtgtaaagattaaaaaaaatgacaaaaatatttcaaacaattttgaaaagaaaaaaatcttgagttaattttttttttgctgaaaaaatagttttcagtgaaataaaattcttcaaaatctggattaacatttgaaaagggtgcaGAAGCATGCAAACTATCTAGCAAACCCCGAAGTGTTGAGTCAAAACCGTTTTAAGGGTAACTTTAAacttcatagttttttttttcgataggaACTtcaaaccttccaaaattagtACAGTCTGTGCTAATGAAAGTGAGTGACAAATCTTCTGAAATCGCTGTTAAACAGTTTGAAGCatacatttattttacactttttaataaaattgtgatATCATTTGTAGACTTAAtttgttttccaaattttctattctctttttaaattaatttttgatctttcatattctataacataatttaatattaattCAGCCTTgatctttctctttttttttcaaccaaaaaactgcaaattaaCTTTGCTCAAGCGTAAACCCAATAAATTTCTAACTCAGGGACAAAAACATTGAGCCGTTCCCCCCTCTGTCCCTTGATTTATATGATAATTCTGCTTACTCTGAcaggttttttcttcttctccctTCCACTTTGGTCGccctcaaaaaaatgttgtcggaGACTCTATTCCGTGCAGCAGCAGATGGGTGTCTCCAAtataacttttcattttttttttcgcttactCCCTCTTTCTCACCTGCTGTCGGACACGACGGCCAACcttatacgaaaaaaaaaacccttggtATGTGCCACACTAAAGCTGAAGCTGCGAGCAGGCAAATTTTCACGGTCGTGTGACCTGGATTCGGCTTCGTCCGGTGGCCGCCGGAAAAGCTAGACCAGCTTACTTTCTCAGGGGAAAGGTCCCGTTTGAAAGGCCGTCACTCTCTGCTAGTAGAAGCATAGAAAGTTGAGACTATTTTCGGTTTGCACCGTAGGCACATCCGCCTAGATGGGCACTAAATAATTCAATGTGGGATTACTATCTGGGCCTGTCGACTGGAGGAGCGGAGGCAGAAATGGCACAAAACGGAGTCACTAGGACATGTTTGGTTAGGAGGTTGTGAGAGTTGGGAAATGGAAATGATGTTTTTGAACTGATTTACATCAGAAGCTACTTTCAATCAACGATGACAACGAGGTCGAGAgttcaaccaacaaaatcaaAGAGCTATGAACACCAACCTTGTGGTAATGTAACCGTTGCCCTCGCGATCGTACAACCGGAACGCTTCCTTCAACTCCTGCTGCATCGCTTCGGCGTCCTCCTCCTCTATCAGGAAGTTGGCGGCAATGTTGGCGAACCCATCGAAGTTGACCTTCCCCGTGTTGTCCGGGTCCTCCTCGTCGATCAGGTCCTGCAGCTCGCCCTCGTCAAACTGCTGGCCGAGCGTGTTCAGGATCGTCGAGATCTTGACCGTCTCGATCAGGCCGCTCTTGGTCGTGTCGAACATCTGGAACGCCTTGCGCATGATGATCAACCGTTGCTCTTCATCTTCCTGCGGGAGAAGGGGAATTATGTTTTAGTTTATCAATTGAGTGATTGCATTGGTTAATAAATCGTTTTAACACATTTAAATTAGCTTTCAAATAGAAACAGTTATTGCCATTTGTAAATCACCATTTTAAAGGGAGCATAACGTAAAACAGGTAGAGGAgcaattctttcaaaaaatttcacctattttgaaaatttaatttcagtattttttatttgtatgaaactgtgtactttttctatgaccaaagaagtaattttgcattGTTGGTTTGtccttacaagtctccatatattttttgcagccgtccaaacaaaaatgcagaaatttgtatgacccaatctcaccccccagacccaatgtaacCCTTGATGACGGTATTCAAAAATCTACAATATTTTTCAgaacataatttttcaactcTTGAAAAATTTACCCATTTTTAATTGGACTTATAACACACAAAATTGCGcaacaaaaccatttttgaaaatctttgcttttgaataagttttagatgtcaaaaaatgtaaaaaaaaaaagatttggaaGTGTAGccattgtatgtatgtatgaaatGTATGAATTTTGAGACATTAAGCttcgttttcaaattattgctacctctttttttttgtttataatgtGACTTTTTTACCATTAGAAGTCATGACCAATCAACTcttagatttttatttgaaaatataatttcctttctttattttttttgtaagagacccatttcctataaatttgctttaaaaacaatGAAGATTGTACTAATGGTTGCTGGAATACAGTCcctgaaagaaaaacaaacttccGTGAAAACcagtaaaattttatatattttaaaatacctACTGAAAAATATCAACATTCATCAAATATTTCCTCAGTCTTTTTTATCTGTTTTCATTTGAATTCATTagttttcatttgaaaaggtttataaaaacaaaagttttgcaaacaaaacttttcttaTATTCTCTTCTCTGTTTGTAAAATAtgactcagattttttttttctaatttatttcattttttttgatgatagaATAGTAGCAAACGTTTTCTTAAAAGTAACATTCATTAAATACAGTCGATATTTCAGGGACCGTGGTTGAAGGAAGTAATCAAGATATAATAATACATTATTGAAGGAATTTTACACAGTTTCATTcactttaaaaatcaatttgactTCCATTTAATGTTATAGGTATAAAAAAGAAGATAAAATCTTGGTTTATTCcagatttcattaaaatataacaattttctttttttcaattttcttgatTTCGTTACAGATCATTTTCCAGCGTCttgatatttagattttttttaaggtaatagaaaataaaacaattaagaatattttattgaaattaataGTCTTTCAAAGAGTCATGAAAAACTCAAATTAATCATTTTAGACTATACATGACAATataattatattttgatttaaaatttaaattgcaaaagtcataattaatataaatattaaattcatgttcgacaatatttttgatttttttttatcaaaaatcattttttccggGTAAAATATATCTCCGGTATCAGGTCTTGCAACTTTAGCGCAAAAGATTCCTCTTAAGTCtcctaaaacatttcaaaaacattttgaaaataatgaaatacgttttttgggaaATCAACTTTAAGtggtaaaaattttaattaaaaaaagatttgctttaaaaaaaaattaaaaatagcttATGTGTtgacaaagttttgaaaaaaatataaatctaaaaaaatattgaaatttcagaGAATTACCCAGCAGCAGAGTGTCGAGCAAACTACAAATTCAGATTTAATAATTATATTTGCCTAAATAAGTTTTCCTGTGTTTTTATTTAGATGTTCTCTTTTTTCAGAGAAAACTGGccaaggaaaatattttttttttgcattggtgTTTTCATATAATGTAACTAGCAGACTGGTCTCACAAAATATGtacataaatttataaaaaaattagtacTTAGTGCTAAGTACTTAGTAGAAAATAATAGTTTTGATAGGTTAAAATTGTGTGTACTGAAactaaacatatttcaaaaattattgtcACAGGAATTCCCAGCTGTTTCAGTATACCAATTTCTTTTACAAATATGTTCCAACAGaacaaaatcgtcaacattccTTTCATTTCAGAACCATTGCGTAAACGGCCAAGACTGCGCCCCTTGTCACGGGTCATTACACTCCATTTTAGCTCTGACTTCCAAACCAGCAGCTCCTAATCCGAAGTACTTTATCATTTTCCTCTAGAACAGAGCCAAATTCTTCCTTTTCCGGC
The sequence above is a segment of the Culex pipiens pallens isolate TS unplaced genomic scaffold, TS_CPP_V2 Cpp_Un0001, whole genome shotgun sequence genome. Coding sequences within it:
- the LOC120417784 gene encoding troponin C-like isoform X2; protein product: MEDEEQRLIIMRKAFQMFDTTKSGLIETVKISTILNTLGQQFDEGELQDLIDEEDPDNTGKVNFDGFANIAANFLIEEEDAEAMQQELKEAFRLYDREGNGYITTSTLKEILAALDDKLSSEDLDGIIQEIDTDGSGTVDFDEFMEMMTGE
- the LOC120417784 gene encoding troponin C-like isoform X1; amino-acid sequence: MTAKTRRTSSIAIVDEDEEQRLIIMRKAFQMFDTTKSGLIETVKISTILNTLGQQFDEGELQDLIDEEDPDNTGKVNFDGFANIAANFLIEEEDAEAMQQELKEAFRLYDREGNGYITTSTLKEILAALDDKLSSEDLDGIIQEIDTDGSGTVDFDEFMEMMTGE